From one Deltaproteobacteria bacterium genomic stretch:
- a CDS encoding gamma-aminobutyrate dehydratase — MGLRTPEQYKASLKDGREVYYRGELVTDVTTHPIIGTAVEHACIDYRMAEDPRYRDLAICIDPQTKEPYSRYFHLPRNADDLLKRSQLIAASTREGATLVVLIKEIGTDALFALHIVAEEMAKRGKPEYKERVEKYYKMCRDRDYGVAVAQSDVKGDRSMGPQGQEHPDYYLRVVEERKDGIVVRGAKVHTSVLTNTDEVIVLPTRAMKPEDKAYSVAFAVPAATKGLKLLASSYGGFKKDPFEFPISASHKMMETLTVFDDVFVPWERVFMNGETEAAGFLALTFVKFHRFTAVSYKLPLLELFAGSARAIAEYNGVDGAGHIREKMTELAAYHATVQGLIIAAAHQHAVVPPGIAIPNVLLTNVAKYQFASNYHTAVQMVQDIAGGLLVTGPSVEDWRSEATGPYVKKYLGGKKGIPTEHRLRMLNLISDLTAGDFGGYQEVLAVHAEGSLEAEKLQTFREYDFNSAAAYARELAGIK, encoded by the coding sequence CTGCGCACACCAGAACAATATAAAGCAAGTCTCAAAGATGGTCGTGAGGTGTATTATCGCGGTGAATTAGTCACCGATGTGACGACACACCCGATCATCGGGACGGCTGTCGAACATGCCTGCATTGACTATCGCATGGCCGAGGACCCGCGTTATCGTGACTTGGCAATCTGCATTGATCCGCAAACCAAGGAGCCCTACTCGCGCTACTTCCACCTCCCGCGTAACGCCGATGATTTGCTGAAGCGCAGCCAACTCATTGCTGCCAGCACCCGTGAGGGAGCCACACTTGTTGTGCTGATCAAAGAGATCGGTACAGATGCGTTGTTCGCACTGCACATCGTTGCCGAAGAAATGGCCAAACGCGGCAAGCCCGAATACAAAGAGCGGGTCGAGAAGTATTACAAAATGTGTCGTGACCGTGACTACGGTGTCGCTGTGGCGCAGAGCGATGTCAAGGGTGACCGTAGCATGGGGCCGCAAGGACAAGAGCACCCAGACTATTACTTACGTGTCGTTGAAGAACGCAAAGATGGCATCGTCGTGCGTGGTGCGAAAGTCCACACCTCTGTGTTGACGAACACTGACGAAGTCATTGTCCTGCCAACACGGGCAATGAAACCCGAGGATAAAGCGTACTCCGTTGCGTTTGCTGTTCCTGCAGCGACCAAAGGGTTGAAGCTGCTGGCAAGTTCTTATGGTGGATTCAAAAAAGATCCATTCGAGTTTCCCATTAGTGCAAGCCACAAAATGATGGAAACCCTGACGGTGTTCGATGACGTGTTTGTACCGTGGGAGCGTGTCTTCATGAATGGTGAGACCGAGGCGGCGGGCTTCCTGGCGTTGACCTTCGTCAAATTCCATCGCTTCACTGCCGTGTCCTACAAACTGCCGTTGCTTGAATTATTTGCAGGCTCGGCGCGGGCGATTGCCGAATATAACGGGGTTGATGGTGCTGGACATATTCGCGAGAAGATGACCGAACTGGCCGCTTATCACGCGACCGTGCAAGGGCTCATCATCGCCGCTGCTCATCAACATGCGGTGGTCCCGCCGGGCATTGCCATTCCCAACGTGTTACTGACCAACGTGGCCAAATATCAATTCGCCTCGAACTATCACACTGCGGTGCAGATGGTGCAAGATATTGCTGGCGGGTTGTTGGTGACTGGCCCCAGCGTCGAAGACTGGCGCAGTGAAGCAACCGGACCGTATGTCAAGAAGTACCTCGGTGGTAAAAAAGGTATCCCGACCGAACATCGTCTACGAATGCTGAACCTGATTTCTGATCTCACCGCAGGTGACTTCGGCGGGTATCAGGAAGTGCTTGCGGTCCATGCCGAAGGGTCACTGGAAGCGGAAAAACTCCAGACCTTCCGTGAGTATGATTTCAACTCTGCGGCTGCGTATGCGCGCGAGTTAGCGGGAATCAAATAG